The window AGCGGTCGGTGATCAGTCCGAGTACCGGCTCGTGGTTGGTGAAGGAGTAGCCGAGACAGGGGGCCGGGCAGTGGCCGAGGCCGGCGTAGTCCCGGCCGGTGAACACTCCTGCCAGCCAGTGCCCGTACTGGACGGGCAGCGGGTCGGCGATGCCGAGGTTGTGCCGGACCAGCGCGAGCGTCTGCGGGGTGCACAGCTTGCCGCAGGCGGAGCGGGCGGGGTCGCGTGGGGCGACGTAGAAGAGGAGGAAGGTGATGGCGCTGATGATCAGCAGGATCAGCAGCGCGCTCAGCGTCCTGCGGGCGACGAAGCGGAGCATGGCGGTTCGGGGCCCGGTCCGGTTCAGGCCTTGGCGTACAGCTTGTGGACGAGGAACGCCGAGAACAGGGGGTCGAACTGGGCGCCGCCCACCTTGGACCCGTACAGGTAGTACCGCCGCTGGTAGGTCTCCGGGATGATCGGAGCCTCCTTCGCCATGATCGACTTGTCCAGCGCGGCCCAGGCCGCGTTCTCCTTCGCGGTGTCGGTGATGGCCGCGTCCTTCTTGATCGCCGCGTTGACCCAGCCCACGTTCAGCTGGGAGACGTTGGGGGCGTTGTCCGCGATCGTGGTGCCGTCGAAGAGCGGCTGGAGGAGGGTGTAGGCGGCGGGCCAGTCCGGTGACCAGCCGTACCACATCACGTCGAACTGGTTGTCGATCTGGCCGACCTGGTCGTAGTAGCTCGTCGACTCCACGGGCTTGATCACCGGATCGAAGCCCGCCTCCTTCAGGGCGTTGGCGATGACGACCTTGGTCTTCTCGTAGGCGTCGTTGCCGCCCTGCGGATAGGTGTAGACGATCTTCTGGCCGAGCTTGCCGGCCTCCTTCAGCAGGGACTTCGCCTTCGCCGTGTCGCCGCGCGGGTTCTTCAGCTTGCCGTAGGCGTCGAACTTCACCCGGCCCGCGATGTCCGGGCTGAGGATGGTGGTCGCGTAGTCGCCGGCCGACGGGCCGCCGTAGATGGAACGGATCTGCTCCAGCGGCCAGGCGTAGTTGAGGGCCTGGCGGACCCGGACGTCCTTGATGCGGCGGCAGTTGACGGCGTAGTAGTACAGGCCGGTCAGCAGGCCGTCGATGGTGCGGGACTCCAGGGCGGAGTCGCCGATCACCTTCTGGATACGCTCGGCCGGCACCCCGCTGTACGCCATGACCGCGTACCGGTCCGTCCCCGAGTCGGCGATCAGCCGGTCGGTGGCCGGCAGGGCCTCGGGGCCGAACTCGAAGACGACGGAGTCCGGGTAGGCGTTGCGGATCGGGTCGGTCGCCGGGTCCCAGTGGGTGTTGCGCACCAGCGTCAGGGACTTGTCGACGGAGTGCTGCCTGATCCGGTACGGGCCGCAGGAGACGGGGTCCTTGTCGTACTTCTCCTTGCTGTCGTGCGCGACCGGCACGGCACCGTAGGAGTGCATCGCCAGTGCCCAGTTGAGGTCGGGGCGGGCCGTCCTCAGGTGGAAGGTGACGGTCTTCTTCGCGGTGTCCGTGACGACGGAGGAGAGGTGCTTGCCGCCGTACGGGCCCTTGTAGACCGACCGGAAGTCGTTCGAGCCGGTGAGCCAGGTCTGGACGTAGGTGGCGCCCTCGGTGGTGAAGCTCGCGAAGCCGCGCTCGATGCCGTGGCGTACGTCGTCGACGGTCAGCTCGCTGCCGTCCTCCCACTTCAGGCCGTCCTTGAGGGTGAACGTCCAGGTCCTGCCGCCGTCCGTCATGGTGCCGGTGTCGGTGGCGAGGTCACCGACGAGCCTCATCGAGCCGTCGGCGGCGATCTTGTAGCCGGTGAGGCAGCGGACGTAGAGGTTCGCGACCGTGGAGTTCCAGGCGAAGTAGATGCGCTGCGGGTCCAGGTGCGAGAAGTCGTCCGGGCCGATCGGGCGGATCGTGCCGCCCCTGCGCGCACCCGGGACCTTCGGCGCGGGGCCGGTGGAGTCCGCCGCGGTGCCCACGGTGACCTTGGCGTACGTGGCGCCGGAGGCCGCGCCGCCGCCCGCCGTACCGCCCCCGCCGCCGCTGCTGCACGCGCTGAGGACGAGCGCGCCGCCGGCCGTCGCGACCGAGCTTGCGATGACGAAGTTCCTGCGGGAGATCGACATGGGTGTCCTGCCTGAATCAGGGAGAGGGGGTTTCTTGAGAAGGGGGAGGGGGGTGGGGCGGGCCTCCGAGGAGGGGGTCAACGTCTGCTCTTCGGGTCGAGCGCGTCGCGGACCGAGTCGCCGAGGAGGTTGAAGGCGATCACGAAGATGACCATCGAGAGGCCGGGGAAGAGCATGTACGTGATGTCGTTCTGGTAGACCTGCGCGCCGCGCTGGATCATCACGCCCCAGTCGGGGGTGGGGTCGCTGAGGCCGACGCCGAGGAAGGCGAGGGCCGCCTCCGTGGTGACGTACATGGGCAGCGCGAGGGTCGCCTGGATGAGGACCGGGGTCCACAGGTTGGGGAGCAGTTCCCGGAAGACGATCCGGGCGGCGGAGGCGCCGGTGACCTTGGCTGCCTCCACGAACTCCCGCTCGCGCAGGGCCAGTACCTCGCCGCGCAGCAGCCGCGCGATGGGTGCCCAGCCGAACGCGGTCATCACCGAGATCAGGCTCACGACCGTCAGCCAGGTCGGGGTGTTCTCGTCGGGCGGCACCAGGATCGAGATCAGCACCGGCCACATGGCGATGAAGAAGAGGGTGGAGGGGAAGGCCAGCAGGATGTCGACGATCCGGCCCACGAGGCTGTCGACCCGGCCGCCGAGATAGCCGGCCGTCACGCCGACCACGATGCCGAGGCCGGTGACCAGCAGGGTCGTCACCGTGGCGATCAGCAGCGAGTTGCGGATGCCGTAGAGGAGGAGGGTGAAGACGTCCCGGCCGAGCTGAGGCTCGATGCCGAACCAGAAGTCGCCGCTGACCCCGCCGTTCGGTGCGACCGGGAAACCGAACTGGTTCAGCAGGCCGGGCTGGTTCTGGCCGTACGTCGTGTACGGGTTCCTGCCGTAGAGCTTCGCTGTCAGGGGGGCGGCGATCGCGGCGGTGAAGAACAGCAGCACGATGTACGCCGATACGGTGCCGGCGCGGTCCCTGCGGAAGCGGCGCCAGGCGATGCGGCCGGGTGAGCTGGTGCCGTGGCCTCCGGCGGGGCGGGGCGGGGTGGTGGGCGGCGCCTCGAAGGGCGTGGCCGTCGTGGATGCGGGCGAGGTCCCCATGACGTGACCCTTCAACTCGCCCGCGGCCGGGGTCAATGCGTTGCCGGTGCCCTTGACCAAGGGGAGGGTGATTGCCGAACCCGCTCTTACTGGGTGGAGGCTGCTCTTACCGGGTCCTCGGGGTTTCTTGGCTTTCGCGGTGGNNNNNNNNNNNNNNNNNNNNNNNNNNNNNNNNNNNNNNNNNNNNNNNNNNNNNNNNNNNNNNNNNNNNNNNNNNNNNNNNNNNNNNNNNNNNNNNNNNNNCCCCGGCCGATATTGGCCGGTAACGGATCACTCACGAGGAGGCACCCCATGCGCGGAGCCACGCACGCTCGATGGATCGCCGGCGCGGCGGCGGTGGCTCTCACCGCGACCGCGTGCGGGGGCGGTGACGACAGCAGCGGCGGCAGCAGCGGCAGCGGTGACACCGGCGCCGTGCTCAGCTCCTCGTGGGGCGACCCGCAGAACCCCCTGGAGCCGGCCAACACCAACGAGGTGCAGGGCGGCAAGGTGCTGGACATGATCTTCCGCGGGCTCAAGCGGTACGACGCCAAGACCGGCGAGGCGAAGGACATGCTCGCCGAGAAGATCGAGACGACCGACTCGCAGAACTTCACCATCACCGTCAAGGACGGCTGGACCTTCAGCAACGGCGAGAAGGTCACCGCCAAGTCCTTCGTGGACGCCTGGAACTACGGGGCGAGCCTGAAGAACAACCAGAAGAACGCGTACTTCTTCGAGTACATCCAGGGCTACGACAAGACGCACCCCGACGACGGCAGCAAGCAGACCGCCGACACCCTCTCCGGGCTGAAGGTCACCGACGAGAACACCTTCACCGTCAAGCTCACCCAGAAGTTCTCGACCTTCCCCGACACCCTCGGCTACAACGCCTACGCCCCGCTCCCGCAGTCGTTCTTCACCGACCACGACGCCTGGCTCGCCAAGCCCGTCGGCAACGGCCCGTACGCCGTCGACTCGTACACCAAGGGCTCCCAGCTGTCGGTCCGCAAGTGGGACGACTACCCCGGCGAGGACAAGGCCCAGAACGGCGGCGTGGACCTCAAGGTCTACACCGACAACAACACCGCCTACACCGACCTGCTGGCGGGCAACCTCGACCTCGTCGACGACGTCCCCGCCGCCCAGCTGAAGAACGTCAAGGCCGACCTCGGCGACCGGTACATCAACACCCCGGCCGGCATCATCCAGACCCTGTCCTTCCCGTTCTACGACGCGGACTGGAACAAGGAGGGCTCGGAGAAGGTCCGCCAGGGGCTGTCCCGGGCCATCGACCGCGACCAGATCACCGACACCATCTTCCAGAAGACCCGCACCCCCGCCACCGACTGGACCTCCCCGGTCCTCGGCGAGGACGGCGGCTACAAGAAGGGGCTGTGCGGGGACGCCTGCGAGTACGACGCGGACGCGGCCAAGAAGCTGATCAAGGAGGGCGGCGGCCTCCCCGGCGGCCAGGTCAAGATCACGTACAACGCGGACACCGGCTCCCACAAGCAGTGGGTCGACGCCGTCTGCAACTCCATCAACAACGCCCTCGACAACGACAAGGCGTGCGTCGGCAACCCGGTCGGCACCTTCGCCGACTACCGCAACCAGATCACCCAGCGGAAGATGAGCGGCCCGTTCCGGGCCGGCTGGCAGATGGACTACCCGCTCATCCAGAACTTCCTGCAGCCGCTCTACTACACCAACGCCTCCTCCAACGACGGCAAGTGGTCCAACGCCGACTTCGACAAGCTCGTCGACGAGGCCAACGCGGAGTCGGACACGGCGAAGGCCGTGCAGACGTTCCAGAAGGCCGAGGAGGTCGTCCGGGACAACATGGCCGCCATCCCGCTCTGGTACCAGAACGGCAGCGCGGGCTACTCGGCGCGGCTGTCCGACGTCTCCCTGAACCCGTTCAGCGTGCCGGTGTACGACCAGATCAAGGTCGGCTGATCCTCCGTGGGACGGTACGTCGTCCGGCGCCTGCTCCAGATGATCCCGGTCTTCGTGGGCGCCACCCTCCTGATCTTCCTGATGGTGAACGTGATGGGCGACCCCATCGCGGGCCTCTGCGGCGACCGGGAGTGCGATCCGGCGACGGCCGCCCAGCTGCGTCACGAGTTCGGCCTCGACCAGCCCGTCTGGCAGCAGTACCTGACCTACATGGGGAACGTCTTCACCGGCGACTTCGGCACCGCGTTCAACGGGCAGGAGGTCACCGAGCTGATGGCCGCCGCCTTCCCGGTCACCATCCGGCTGACGATCGTCGCGATCCTCTTCGAGATCGTCATCGGCGTCACCCTCGGTGTCGTCACCGGCCTGCGGCGCGGGCGGCCCGTCGACACCGGGGCGCTGGTGGTCACCCTCGTCGTCATCTCCGTCCCCACCTTCGTCACCGGTCTGCTGCTGCAACTGCTGCTCGGTGTGGAGTGGGGCTGGATCAGTCCCTCGGTCTCCTCGAACGCGCCCTTCGGCGAACTGATCGTCCCCGGGCTCGTCCTCGCCTCCGTCTCCCTCGCCTACGTCACCCGCCTGACCCGGACGTCCATCGCGGAGAACGCCCGCGCCGACTACGTCCGCACCGCCGTCGCCAAGGGACTGCCCCGGCACCGGGTGATCCGCAAACACCTGCTGCGGAACTCCCTGATCCCCGTGGTCACCTTCATCGGCACCGACATCGGTGCCCTCATGGGCGGCGCGATCGTCACCGAGCGGATCTTCAACATCCACGGCGTCGGCTACCAGCTCTACCAGGGCATCCTCCGCCAGAACACCCAGACCGTCGTCGGCTTCGTGACCGTCCTCGTCCTGGTGTTCCTGCTCGCCAACCTGCTCGTCGACCTCCTCTACGCCGTACTCGACCCGAGGATCCGCTATGCCTGAGCCGCAGTCCGAGGGGCCGCACGTGTCGGGCGGCCAGCGCGCCGCCGAGAACGGGGCGATCGCCGCGACGGGACTGGACGGCACCATGGATCTGGCCACCACCGAGGGGGAGACCCTGGAGAAGCGCCTGGGTGACGACCCGACGGGCGGCGGCCCGGCCGACAAGGCCCGCAGCCTCTGGTCCGACGCCTGGCGCGACCTGCGCCGCAACCCCGTCTTCATCATCTCGGCGCTGGTGATCCTCTTCCTGGTCGTCATCTCCCTGTGGCCGTCGCTGATCGCCTCCGGCAACCCGCTCAAGTGCGACCTCTCCAAGGCCCAGGAGGGCGCGCAGCCCGGCCACCCCTTCGGCTACGACGGCCAGGGCTGTGACGTGTACACCCGTACCGTCTACGGGGCGCGGATCTCCATCTCCGTCGGCGTCTGCGCGACGCTCGGTGTCGCGCTGCTCGGGTCGGTGCTCGGCGGGCTCGCCGGGTTCTTCGGCGGCTACTCGGACTCGTTCCTGTCCCGGATCACCGATGTCTTCTTCGCGATCCCGGTGGTGCTCGGCGGCCTGGTGCTGCTGTCCGTGGTCACCAGCAACTCCGTCTGGCCGGTGATCGGCTTCATGGTGCTGCTGGGCTGGCCGCAGATCTCCCGCATCGCCCGCGGCTCGGTCATCACCGCCAAACAGAACGACTACGTCCAGGCCGCCCGCGCCCTCGGCGCCTCCAACTCCCGCATGCTGCTGCGGCACATCACCCCGAACGCCGTCGCCCCGGTCATCGTCGTGGCCACCATCGCGCTGGGCACCTACATCGCCCTGGAGGCGACCCTCTCCTACCTGGGCGTCGGCCTGAAGCCCCCGAGCGTCTCCTGGGGCATCGACATCTCCGCCGCCTCCCCGTACATCCGCAACGCCCCGCACGCCCTGCTGTGGCCCTCGGGCGCCCTGGCGATCACCGTCCTGGCGTTCATCATGCTCGGCGACGCGGTCCGCGACGCCCTCGACCCGAAGCTGAGGTGAACCGCCGTCATGCTGCTCGAAGTACGTGATCTGCACGTGGAGTTCCGGACGAGGGACGGGGTCGCCAAGGCGGTCAACGGGGTCGACTACGGGGTGGACGAGGGGCAGACGCTGGCCGTGCTCGGGGAGTCCGGCTCGGGCAAGTCGGTCACCGCGCAGGCGATCATGGGCATCCTCGACATGCCGCCGGGGAGGATCACCGGCGGCGAGATCCTCTTCAAGGGCCAGGACCTGCTGAAACTCAAGGAGGACGAGCGCCGGAAGATCCGGGGCGCCGGGATGGCGATGATCTTCCAGGACGCCCTGTCCTCCCTCAACCCCGTCCTGTCCGTCGGCGACCAGCTCGGCGAGATGTTCGTCGTCCACCGGGGCATGACGAAGAAGGACGCCCGCGCCAGAGCCGTCGAGCTGATGGACCGCGTCCGCATCCCGGCCGCGAGGGAACGCGTACGGGACTACCCGCACCAGTTCTCGGGCGGCATGCGCCAGCGCATCATGATCGCCATGGCGCTGGCCCTCGAACCCGCGCTGATCATCGCCGACGAGCCCACGACCGCGCTGGACGTCACCGTCCAGGCCCAGGTCATGGACCTCCTCGCCGAACTGCAGCGCGAACTCCGCATGGGCCTGGTCCTCATCACCCACGACCTCGGCGTCGTCGCCGACGTCGCCGACCGCATCGCCGTGATGTACGCGGGCCGCATCGTGGAGTCCGCCCCGGTCCACGACATCTACAAGGCCCCGGCCCACCCGTACACCCGGGGCCTGCTCGACTCCATCCCGCGCCTGGACCAGAAGGGCCAGGAGCTGTACGCGATCAAGGGCCTGCCGCCCAACCTGATGAACATCCCGCCCGGCTGCGCCTTCAACCCCCGCTGCCCGATGGCCCGCGACGTGTGCCGGACCGACGTACCCCCGCTGTACGACGTGGAGCCGGCGGACGGCATCCGGACGAGCGCCTGCCACTTCTGGAGGGAGTGCCTCGATGACCACCACCACGGCTGAGGCCGAGCCGATCCTGGAGGTCAGCGGCCTGGTCAAGCACTACCCGCTCACCGAGGGCATCCTCTTCAAGAAGCAGGTCGGCGCGGTGAAGGCCGTCGACGGCGTCGACTTCGCGCTGGGCGCGGGGGAGACCCTCGGCATCGTCGGCGAGTCCGGCTGCGGCAAGTCCACGGTCGCCAAGATGCTGGTCAACCTGGAACGCCCGACGGCAGGTTCGATCCGCTACAAGGGCGAGGACATCACCCGGCTGTCCGGCAAGTCCCTCAAGACCGTCCGCCGCAACATCCAGATGGTCTTCCAGGACCCGTACACCTCGCTCAACCCCCGCATGACCGTCGGCGACATCATCGGGGAGCCGTACGACATCCACCCCGAGGTCGCGCCGAAGGGCGACCGCCGGCGCCGGGTGCAGGAACTCCTCGACGTGGTCGGCCTCAACCCCGAGTACATCAACCGCTACCCGCACCAGTTCTCCGGCGGCCAGCGACAACGCATCGGGATCGCGCGCGGGTTGGCGCTCCGCCCCGAGATCATCGTCGCCGACGAACCCGTCTCCGCCCTCGACGTCTCCGTCCAGGCCCAGGTCATCAACCTGCTGGACCGGCTCCAGGGCGAATTCGGACTGTCGTACGTGTTCATCGCGCACGACCTGTCGATCGTGCGGCACATCTCCGACCGGGTCGGCGTGATGTACCTCGGACGGATCGTGGAGATCGGCCGCGACGCCGAGATCTACGACCACCCGACGCATCCCTACACCCAGGCGCTGCTGTCCGCCGTGCCCGTCCCCAACCCCGAGGCCCGCGAGCGCCGGGAGCGGATCATCCTGTTCGGGGACGTGCCCTCCCCGACGAACATCCCCTCGGGCTGCCGCTTTCGCACCCGTTGCTGGAAAGCCCGGGAGCGGTGCGCGCTGGAGGTGCCGCTGCTCGCGGTCCCGGCCGAGTTCCGGCTCACCAGCGGCCCGGCGGCCCATGACTCGGCCTGTCACTTCGCGGAGGAGAAGCAGGTGGTGCCGCCCGAGGAAGCGACGGACGATTCCACGGGGGAATCCGCGGGAGGATCCACGGGGGTATCGACGGATGATCATGCGAATGAGGCGGAATAAGCCCACAAATCAACACCAACCGCGTTAACACACAGGCAACTCGACCGACCCCGTTCCGATATACGGACGCGGGAATCTACTACGCGTACGGCCGTGCGGGTGCCGTAAACGGGCCGGGGCTCGCCATGTAGCCCCGGCCCGTTGCCGTGCCCGGCCGCCCTGTCGGGCCGCCGCGCCTACGCCGGTCCCAGTGAGCGCTTCAGGAAGTCCACCTGGAGCAGCAGCAGGTTCTCCGCGACCTGTTCCTGCGGGGTGATGTGGGTGACCCCGGAGAGCGGCAGGACCTCGTGGGGGCGGCCGGCGGCGAGGAGCGCGGAGGACAGACGCAGGGCGTGGGCGAAGACCACGTTGTCGTCGGCGGTGCCGTGCACGATCATCAGCGGGCGGTGCGGCTCGGCGGGCGCGGACAGCCCCTCGTCCGTGATCAGTGAACTCCTCGCGTACGCGGCGGCGTCCGCCGCCGGGTCGCCCAGGTACCGCTCGGTGTAGTGCGTGTCGTACAGCCGCCAGTCGGTGACCGGGGCGCCCGCGATCCCCGCGTGGAACACGTCCGGGCGGCGCAGCACCGCGAGGGCCGCCAGCCAGCCGCCGTACGACCAGCCGCGGATCGCCACCCGGGACAGGTCCAGCGGGTGCGAGGTCGCCAGGTCGTGCAACGCGTCCACCTGGTCGTCCAGGGAGAGCGTGAAGTCGCCGTCGATCTCCTTCTCCCAGGCGGGGGAGCGGCCGGGGGTGCCGCGTCCGTCGGCGACCACCACCGCGAAGCCCTGGTCGGCGAACCACTGTGAGGTGAGGTGCGCGTTGTGCGCGGCGAGCACCCGGGGGCCGTGCGGTCCGCCGTAGGGGTCCATGAGAACCGGCAGGGGGGTGACCCCGTCGTAGTCCCTCGGCATAAGCAGGGCGCACGGTACGCGGCGTGCGCCCCCCTGTGTGAACCGTACGCGCGGGGACATACCGGGGTCTTCCGCAGAGGACGCCACGGTCGCCACCCGCTTGCCGTCCCGCAGTACCTGCACGCGGGCGCCCGCCCGGTCCACAACGGCCGAGACCAGCACGGTGACGCCCCCGGCGCGCACCGCCGAGTGCACACCGGGCTCCTGCGAGACGCGCTCCATGCCCAGCTCGTTCACGCGGTAGACGTGGATCTCCCCGGTCTCCGGGTCGGCCGCCGACGCGCCGGCCGACGCGGAGACCAGCACGTCGGCGTCGGCCACGTCGAGCACCGCGCGGACGTGCAACTGCGGTCCCGTCAGCGGGCGTTCGCCGACCGCGAGCACCCGCGCGCCGCCCTCGTCCGCGACACGCACGAGCTGCCCCGACGGACTCCACGAGGGCACCCCGGGGAAAAGATCAAGCCAATGTGGATCTTCGTCGGCGTGCACCATCCGGGTCGCCCCCGTGTCCGGGTCGACGGCCAGGAACAGCTGGCTGCGCTGGTCCCGCGCCTGCACCAGGATCAGCGGGGCACCCGCCGCTGACCAGTGCACATGCGCCAGATACGGGTAGCGCACCAGGTCCCACACGACCTCCGTGCGGGTCCCCGAGAGGTCGATCACGAAGAGCCGGACGTCCGCGTTGGCGGTCCCGGCGGCCGGATACGCCACCCGCTGCGGGTCCCGTTCCGGCTGCGCGGGGTCCGAGATCCACCAGCGGCGCACCGGCGTGTCGTCCACGCGCGCCACCAGCAGGCGGTCCGACTCGGGCGCCCACCAGAAGCCGCGCGAACGGCCCATCTCCTCGGCCGCGATGAACTCCGCCAGACCGTGGGTGACGTTCTCCGACTCCTCCTCGGTGAGCGCCACGTCGTCGCCGCTCTCCGTCCCCACGACCCGCAGCGCGCCCCGGGCGACGTACGCCACGTACCGGCCGTCGGGGGAGGGGCGGGGGTCGATCACCGGGCCGGGAACGTCCAGTTCACGGGCTGTGCCGGCCCGCAGCTCGGCCACGAAAAGCCGCCCCGACAAGGCGAAGGAGGCCAACTCCACGGCCGCGTCGGTGGCGTGGCCGACGATCCCGGCGCCGCCCTCACGCAGCCGCTCGCGGCGGGCGCGCTCCTCGGCCGACAACTCCTCCAAGGAGCCGGCGAGCAGCGTGCCCGGGTCGGCCGCGACGCGCTCCTCGCCGTCCGCGAGGTCCAGAACCCACAGCTTCTGGGCCCGGTCGGTACCGGACGAGGACCGCAGGAACACGACACGGGAACCGTCCGGCGCGACGGAGAACGCCCGTGGCGCGCCGAGGGTGAAACGTTGTGTCCGGGCGTGTCGGCGGGGAAAGGACTCGGGCTGGGTCGTCATGCTCCGACCATATTGGCCATGCGCCCCCTTGTGCGGCCGTGCGCCGATCGATGCGCGCGTATGGATAGTTATGATCACTACCGCTGGGTGGGTATGAACCTGCTGGCCGCTGTACGGATTCACAACTGCGTCACCCACGTCACCGGTTGACGACGGCTCCGCCGTCAGCCCTCGACAACTGCTTCGCTCCCCAGGTCCCAGGGAACTATTGGAGGTGAGCCGCCGTGGCACTCTCGATTTCGGCGGTGGTGCTGCTGGCGATCATCGTCTTCATCCTGATCAAGAAGTCAGGGCTGAAGGCACCACACGCGATCATCTGCATCCTGCTCGGGTTCTACCTCGCCTCCTCGACCATCGCGCCGACGATCAGCGAGCTGACGACCAACATCGCGGGCATGATCGGCAGTATCAAGTTCTGACGCCTCCGGCCGCAGGGATGCGTCCGGGCCCGTCCCGCCGGGCCCCGGACCCTCGCGGCCGACCGTCCCTGTGAACGACCGCGCCCGGCACGGGCGCGGTCCGGGCGCCTCGTAGGGTGGGTCCATGACGGATCTGCCCTCCTCCGGCCCCCGGCCGGGGGGAACCCCCTCGTCGAGCGTCGCTCGCCGACTGCTCCTGGTGCACGCGCACCCGGACGACGAGTCGATCAACAACGGCGCGACCATGGCCAGGTACGCGGCCGAGGGGGCGCGGGTGACGCTGGTGACCTGCACCCTCGGCGAGGAGGGCGAGGTCATCCCGCCCGGTCTCGCTCACCTCGCGCCCGACCGTGACGACACGCTGGGCCCGTACCGGGTGGACGAACTGGCCGCGGCCATGAAGGAACTCGGCGTCACCGACCACCGCTTCCTCGGCGGCCCCGGCCGCTACCGCGACTCCGGGATGATGGGCGTCGAACAGAACGAGCGCCCCGGCGCCTTCTGGTCCGCCGACGTCGACGAGGCCGCCGCCCACCTGGTCCGGGTGATCCGCGAGGTCCGCCCCCAGGTCCTCGTCACCTACGACCCGGCCGGCGGATACGGCCACCCCGACCACATCCAGGCCCACCGCGTCGCGATGCGCGCCGCCGACCTGACCGCGGACCCGGACTACCGCCCCGACCTCGGCGAATCCTGGGAGATCGCCAAGGTCTACTGGAACCGGGTGCCGCGCGGGGTGCTCCTGGAGGGCTTCAGCCGGCTGCGCCGCGACCTCGCCGAGCCCGGACGGCTGCCGTTCCGGCAGGCCGCGAGCGTCACCGACGTGCCCGGAGTGGTGGACGACCACATCGTCACCACCGAGATCGACGGCACCCCCTTCGCGGCAGCGAAGGCCGCGGCGATGCGCGCCCACGCCACCCAGATCGAGGTCATCGAGCCCTATTTCGCCCTCTCCAACGCGCTGGCCCAGCCCTTCCTGAGCACCGAGTACTACGAGTTGGTGCGCGGCAGACGCGAAGGGGGGAGCCGGGAGAGCGACTTGTTCGAGGGGATTCCCGGTATTTCTTCCGAGGAACGGCAGACTTTCGGGGAACAGCAGAACGGAACGGCCCTGTGATGCGTACGCATGGGTATGACACACGAGTGCTGCGCGCGCACGCCCCCCGAGGGGTGGTCCGGCGATGAAGCGGACGGACCGGCCGACGGGCGGGCAAGGCGGCGCGCTCGCCCAGCCATTGACGTTTCCCGCGCCGGCGCGCGCCGCCGCCCACCTGGGACTCTTCGTGCTGGGAGCGGTGGTGGGGGCGGCCGGAGGGCTGCTCCAAGCTGCGTGGTTCCCCGGCGGATTGCTGCTCGCGCTGCTGGGTGCGGCCGGGCTCTTCCTGGGCGGGGCGCGGGCGACGGGGGGCCGGGCGGGGGCCGTTGC is drawn from Streptomyces bottropensis ATCC 25435 and contains these coding sequences:
- a CDS encoding ABC transporter ATP-binding protein; translation: MTTTTAEAEPILEVSGLVKHYPLTEGILFKKQVGAVKAVDGVDFALGAGETLGIVGESGCGKSTVAKMLVNLERPTAGSIRYKGEDITRLSGKSLKTVRRNIQMVFQDPYTSLNPRMTVGDIIGEPYDIHPEVAPKGDRRRRVQELLDVVGLNPEYINRYPHQFSGGQRQRIGIARGLALRPEIIVADEPVSALDVSVQAQVINLLDRLQGEFGLSYVFIAHDLSIVRHISDRVGVMYLGRIVEIGRDAEIYDHPTHPYTQALLSAVPVPNPEARERRERIILFGDVPSPTNIPSGCRFRTRCWKARERCALEVPLLAVPAEFRLTSGPAAHDSACHFAEEKQVVPPEEATDDSTGESAGGSTGVSTDDHANEAE
- a CDS encoding prolyl oligopeptidase family serine peptidase, translated to MTTQPESFPRRHARTQRFTLGAPRAFSVAPDGSRVVFLRSSSGTDRAQKLWVLDLADGEERVAADPGTLLAGSLEELSAEERARRERLREGGAGIVGHATDAAVELASFALSGRLFVAELRAGTARELDVPGPVIDPRPSPDGRYVAYVARGALRVVGTESGDDVALTEEESENVTHGLAEFIAAEEMGRSRGFWWAPESDRLLVARVDDTPVRRWWISDPAQPERDPQRVAYPAAGTANADVRLFVIDLSGTRTEVVWDLVRYPYLAHVHWSAAGAPLILVQARDQRSQLFLAVDPDTGATRMVHADEDPHWLDLFPGVPSWSPSGQLVRVADEGGARVLAVGERPLTGPQLHVRAVLDVADADVLVSASAGASAADPETGEIHVYRVNELGMERVSQEPGVHSAVRAGGVTVLVSAVVDRAGARVQVLRDGKRVATVASSAEDPGMSPRVRFTQGGARRVPCALLMPRDYDGVTPLPVLMDPYGGPHGPRVLAAHNAHLTSQWFADQGFAVVVADGRGTPGRSPAWEKEIDGDFTLSLDDQVDALHDLATSHPLDLSRVAIRGWSYGGWLAALAVLRRPDVFHAGIAGAPVTDWRLYDTHYTERYLGDPAADAAAYARSSLITDEGLSAPAEPHRPLMIVHGTADDNVVFAHALRLSSALLAAGRPHEVLPLSGVTHITPQEQVAENLLLLQVDFLKRSLGPA
- the mshB gene encoding N-acetyl-1-D-myo-inositol-2-amino-2-deoxy-alpha-D-glucopyranoside deacetylase, whose protein sequence is MTDLPSSGPRPGGTPSSSVARRLLLVHAHPDDESINNGATMARYAAEGARVTLVTCTLGEEGEVIPPGLAHLAPDRDDTLGPYRVDELAAAMKELGVTDHRFLGGPGRYRDSGMMGVEQNERPGAFWSADVDEAAAHLVRVIREVRPQVLVTYDPAGGYGHPDHIQAHRVAMRAADLTADPDYRPDLGESWEIAKVYWNRVPRGVLLEGFSRLRRDLAEPGRLPFRQAASVTDVPGVVDDHIVTTEIDGTPFAAAKAAAMRAHATQIEVIEPYFALSNALAQPFLSTEYYELVRGRREGGSRESDLFEGIPGISSEERQTFGEQQNGTAL
- a CDS encoding ABC transporter ATP-binding protein; amino-acid sequence: MLLEVRDLHVEFRTRDGVAKAVNGVDYGVDEGQTLAVLGESGSGKSVTAQAIMGILDMPPGRITGGEILFKGQDLLKLKEDERRKIRGAGMAMIFQDALSSLNPVLSVGDQLGEMFVVHRGMTKKDARARAVELMDRVRIPAARERVRDYPHQFSGGMRQRIMIAMALALEPALIIADEPTTALDVTVQAQVMDLLAELQRELRMGLVLITHDLGVVADVADRIAVMYAGRIVESAPVHDIYKAPAHPYTRGLLDSIPRLDQKGQELYAIKGLPPNLMNIPPGCAFNPRCPMARDVCRTDVPPLYDVEPADGIRTSACHFWRECLDDHHHG
- a CDS encoding DUF6113 family protein, which translates into the protein MKRTDRPTGGQGGALAQPLTFPAPARAAAHLGLFVLGAVVGAAGGLLQAAWFPGGLLLALLGAAGLFLGGARATGGRAGAVAPAVGWMISVVLLTSTRPEGDFLFGVGVGSYLFLLGGMAVAVMCATLGGGRQPTGPDARLGK